The proteins below are encoded in one region of Apium graveolens cultivar Ventura chromosome 4, ASM990537v1, whole genome shotgun sequence:
- the LOC141718057 gene encoding serine/threonine-protein kinase BLUS1 isoform X1, whose product MSRASERRFPLNEQDYRLFEEVGEGVSATVYRALCIPLNETVAIKVLDLEKCNNDLDGIRREVQTMSLINHPNLLRAHCSFTSGHNLWVVMPYMAGGSCLHIMKSAFSEGLEEPVIATLLREVLKALVYLHAHGHIHRDVKAGNILVDSNGTVKLADFGVSAGMFDTGDRQRSRNTFVGTPCWMAPEVMQQLHGYDFKADIWSFGITALELAHGHAPFSKYPPMKVLLMTLQNAPPGLDYERDRRFSKSFKELVAACLVKDPKKRPSSEKLLKHHFFKHARSVDYLSRTMLEGLSPLGDRYRTIKAKEAEFLVQNKALLGDKEQLSQQEYIRGISAWNFNLEDLKNQAALIQDYDDIPKVEESSPSGKQRDGYDEVAFSVENPPPGIDNHSDVPPHYQDGLNDFHNMENSLAAFPIKPLQALKGCFDVCNDDEAIGSPSTKEFLQTDTEEGMKMLSPKDEGKEAGQSGQSDIQNAGENNSQPRHASSLQRKFLSGSFVQEHVPSPKKVINDADRDLPQVKHQPERNFSGPLQYRLKKDIFNSVSAEDAPDGAVVQRRGRFKVTSADPSIKAPSNGPSNSGLGGSASPAAQSLAAASLLPSLQCILQQNTVQKEEIGKLIKCVEQLSVNSTESSEGGSNDPSQIPPVSYRERELQNQLSQLQQSVGSLVEELQRQKLKNAQLEKKLNSLAKKEEDRQQ is encoded by the exons ATGTCACGGGCTTCAGAGAGAAGGTTTCCTCTGAATGAACAAGACTACAGGCTATTTGAGGAAGTTGGTGAAGGTGTTAGCGCCACTGTGTACAGAGCTCTCTGTATTCCATTAAATGAGACGGTGGCAATTAAGGTTCTTGATCTAGAGAAGTGTAACAATGACCTG GATGGTATCCGTAGAGAGGTGCAAACTATGAGCTTAATTAATCACCCTAATTTATTAAGGGCACATTGCTCGTTCACTTCAGGCCATAATCTTTGGGTTGTGATGCCATATATGGCTGGGGGTTCATGCCTTCATATTATGAAGTCTGCTTTTTCGGAAGGCCTAGAAGAACCTGTCATTGCTACATTGCTGCGTGAGGTCCTTAAAGCTCTTGTCTACCTTCATGCTCATGGGCACATTCATAGAGATGTGAAG GCTGGCAATATCTTAGTTGATTCTAATGGTACAGTCAAGTTAGCTGACTTTGGAGTTTCTGCTGGCATGTTTGATACTGGAGATAGACAACGTTCAAGAAACACCTTTGTTGGCACTCCTTGCTG GATGGCTCCTGAAGTTATGCAGCAATTACATGGATATGACTTCAA AGCAGACATCTGGTCATTTGGTATAACAGCACTTGAACTTGCTCATGGTCACGCACCATTCTCCAAGTACCCACCAATGAAG GTTCTTCTGATGACCCTGCAAAATGCACCACCAGGGCTTGATTATGAAAGAGATAGGAGATTTTCAAAG TCTTTTAAAGAATTGGTAGCCGCTTGCTTAGTGAAGGACCCAAAGAAGCGTCCCTCTTCAGAGAAGCTTCTAAAACATCATTTCTTTAAACATGCACGTTCAGTTGATTATCTGTCGCGCACTATGCTAGAAGGCCTTTCCCCTTTAGGTGACCGGTATAGGACAATTAAG GCAAAAGAGGCAGAATTTCTTGTGCAAAACAAGGCTTTATTGGGGGATAAGGAGCAACTATCACAG CAAGAGTACATTCGAGGGATAAGCGCGTGGAACTTTAACTTggaggatttgaagaatcaggcAGCCCTT ATTCAGGATTATGATGACATACCAAAAGTAGAAGAATCTAGTCCGAGTGGAAAGCAAAGGGATGGGTATGATGAAGTTGCTTTTTCTGTGGAAAACCCACCTCCCGGAATAGATAACCACTCAGATGTTCCACCTCATTATCAG GATGGACTCAATGATTTTCATAATATGGAGAATTCACTTGCTGCATTTCCAATAAAACCTCTGCAAGCACTCAA AGGTTGTTTTGATGTATGCAATGATGATGAGGCCATCGGTAGTCCTAGTACGAAAGAATTTCTTCAAACAGATACCGAGGAAGGGATGAAGATGCTGTCACCAAAAGATGAGGGCAAAGAAGCTGGACAAAGTGGACAAAGCGATATTCAGAATGCTGGGGAGAATAATTCTCAACCACGACATGCTAGTTCTCTGCAACGAAAGTTTTTGAGTGGTTCTTTTGTACAAGAGCATGTTCCTTCTCCTAAAAAGGTTATAAATGATGCTGATAG GGATCTACCACAAGTTAAACACCAACCTGAGCGGAACTTTAGTGGGCCATTACAATATCGTTTGAAGAAAGATATATTTAACTCTGTTTCCG CGGAGGATGCACCAGACGGAGCTGTTGTCCAACGTAGGGGGCGTTTTAAGGTCACTTCAGCAGATCCCAGTATTAAG GCTCCTTCAAATGGCCCATCTAACTCTGGTTTGGGAGGTTCAGCAAGTCCAGCAGCCCAAAGCCTTGCAGCTGCCTCACTCCTTCCTTCTTTACAATGTATCTTACAACAGAACACCGTGCAGAAG GAAGAGATAGGAAAATTGATCAAATGTGTTGAGCAGCTCTCTG TCAATTCCACAGAATCTAGCGAAGGAGGAAGTAATGACCCGTCACAG ATACCTCCTGTGTCTTATAGGGAGAGAGAGCTGCAAAATCAATTAAGTCAATTGCAACAAAG TGTTGGAAGTCTTGTAGAAGAATTGCAGAGACAGAAGCTGAAAAATGCTCAG TTGGAGAAAAAACTGAATTCCTTGGCGAAAAAAGAGGAGGATAGACAACAATAA
- the LOC141718057 gene encoding serine/threonine-protein kinase BLUS1 isoform X2, with amino-acid sequence MSRASERRFPLNEQDYRLFEEVGEGVSATVYRALCIPLNETVAIKVLDLEKCNNDLDGIRREVQTMSLINHPNLLRAHCSFTSGHNLWVVMPYMAGGSCLHIMKSAFSEGLEEPVIATLLREVLKALVYLHAHGHIHRDVKAGNILVDSNGTVKLADFGVSAGMFDTGDRQRSRNTFVGTPCWMAPEVMQQLHGYDFKADIWSFGITALELAHGHAPFSKYPPMKVLLMTLQNAPPGLDYERDRRFSKSFKELVAACLVKDPKKRPSSEKLLKHHFFKHARSVDYLSRTMLEGLSPLGDRYRTIKAKEAEFLVQNKALLGDKEQLSQQEYIRGISAWNFNLEDLKNQAALIQDYDDIPKVEESSPSGKQRDGYDEVAFSVENPPPGIDNHSDVPPHYQDGLNDFHNMENSLAAFPIKPLQALKGCFDVCNDDEAIGSPSTKEFLQTDTEEGMKMLSPKDEGKEAGQSGQSDIQNAGENNSQPRHASSLQRKFLSGSFVQEHVPSPKKVINDADRDLPQVKHQPERNFSGPLQYRLKKDIFNSVSEDAPDGAVVQRRGRFKVTSADPSIKAPSNGPSNSGLGGSASPAAQSLAAASLLPSLQCILQQNTVQKEEIGKLIKCVEQLSVNSTESSEGGSNDPSQIPPVSYRERELQNQLSQLQQSVGSLVEELQRQKLKNAQLEKKLNSLAKKEEDRQQ; translated from the exons ATGTCACGGGCTTCAGAGAGAAGGTTTCCTCTGAATGAACAAGACTACAGGCTATTTGAGGAAGTTGGTGAAGGTGTTAGCGCCACTGTGTACAGAGCTCTCTGTATTCCATTAAATGAGACGGTGGCAATTAAGGTTCTTGATCTAGAGAAGTGTAACAATGACCTG GATGGTATCCGTAGAGAGGTGCAAACTATGAGCTTAATTAATCACCCTAATTTATTAAGGGCACATTGCTCGTTCACTTCAGGCCATAATCTTTGGGTTGTGATGCCATATATGGCTGGGGGTTCATGCCTTCATATTATGAAGTCTGCTTTTTCGGAAGGCCTAGAAGAACCTGTCATTGCTACATTGCTGCGTGAGGTCCTTAAAGCTCTTGTCTACCTTCATGCTCATGGGCACATTCATAGAGATGTGAAG GCTGGCAATATCTTAGTTGATTCTAATGGTACAGTCAAGTTAGCTGACTTTGGAGTTTCTGCTGGCATGTTTGATACTGGAGATAGACAACGTTCAAGAAACACCTTTGTTGGCACTCCTTGCTG GATGGCTCCTGAAGTTATGCAGCAATTACATGGATATGACTTCAA AGCAGACATCTGGTCATTTGGTATAACAGCACTTGAACTTGCTCATGGTCACGCACCATTCTCCAAGTACCCACCAATGAAG GTTCTTCTGATGACCCTGCAAAATGCACCACCAGGGCTTGATTATGAAAGAGATAGGAGATTTTCAAAG TCTTTTAAAGAATTGGTAGCCGCTTGCTTAGTGAAGGACCCAAAGAAGCGTCCCTCTTCAGAGAAGCTTCTAAAACATCATTTCTTTAAACATGCACGTTCAGTTGATTATCTGTCGCGCACTATGCTAGAAGGCCTTTCCCCTTTAGGTGACCGGTATAGGACAATTAAG GCAAAAGAGGCAGAATTTCTTGTGCAAAACAAGGCTTTATTGGGGGATAAGGAGCAACTATCACAG CAAGAGTACATTCGAGGGATAAGCGCGTGGAACTTTAACTTggaggatttgaagaatcaggcAGCCCTT ATTCAGGATTATGATGACATACCAAAAGTAGAAGAATCTAGTCCGAGTGGAAAGCAAAGGGATGGGTATGATGAAGTTGCTTTTTCTGTGGAAAACCCACCTCCCGGAATAGATAACCACTCAGATGTTCCACCTCATTATCAG GATGGACTCAATGATTTTCATAATATGGAGAATTCACTTGCTGCATTTCCAATAAAACCTCTGCAAGCACTCAA AGGTTGTTTTGATGTATGCAATGATGATGAGGCCATCGGTAGTCCTAGTACGAAAGAATTTCTTCAAACAGATACCGAGGAAGGGATGAAGATGCTGTCACCAAAAGATGAGGGCAAAGAAGCTGGACAAAGTGGACAAAGCGATATTCAGAATGCTGGGGAGAATAATTCTCAACCACGACATGCTAGTTCTCTGCAACGAAAGTTTTTGAGTGGTTCTTTTGTACAAGAGCATGTTCCTTCTCCTAAAAAGGTTATAAATGATGCTGATAG GGATCTACCACAAGTTAAACACCAACCTGAGCGGAACTTTAGTGGGCCATTACAATATCGTTTGAAGAAAGATATATTTAACTCTGTTTCCG AGGATGCACCAGACGGAGCTGTTGTCCAACGTAGGGGGCGTTTTAAGGTCACTTCAGCAGATCCCAGTATTAAG GCTCCTTCAAATGGCCCATCTAACTCTGGTTTGGGAGGTTCAGCAAGTCCAGCAGCCCAAAGCCTTGCAGCTGCCTCACTCCTTCCTTCTTTACAATGTATCTTACAACAGAACACCGTGCAGAAG GAAGAGATAGGAAAATTGATCAAATGTGTTGAGCAGCTCTCTG TCAATTCCACAGAATCTAGCGAAGGAGGAAGTAATGACCCGTCACAG ATACCTCCTGTGTCTTATAGGGAGAGAGAGCTGCAAAATCAATTAAGTCAATTGCAACAAAG TGTTGGAAGTCTTGTAGAAGAATTGCAGAGACAGAAGCTGAAAAATGCTCAG TTGGAGAAAAAACTGAATTCCTTGGCGAAAAAAGAGGAGGATAGACAACAATAA